A single Antechinus flavipes isolate AdamAnt ecotype Samford, QLD, Australia chromosome 5, AdamAnt_v2, whole genome shotgun sequence DNA region contains:
- the LOC127538723 gene encoding M-phase phosphoprotein 8-like, whose translation MTGNVGVTLPMAGPGMAGAPWIQGLTPRPKPFGYCQFYDTWEPEVHLEDYKEVLLEFRKKIFDNKTKPVKKDIQRLVLNDDDIFEAESDSDWQSETKEDISPKKKKKKSRHREDKSPDDLKKRKWKSGKVKDKNKAQLETSSENLVFDSKSKKRILESKEDSKEYKKTKKDDLKEAKKVKKGEIRDSKGKVRDDFKESKKKRERLSDSLLESESSTFDDSLSQLADDDSEDLPFDNKGDKQKFKSGKDKLELDIIQDVISDKQPDDTASAEEDADTKTKRKKKKFKKVEECKEEIRKAENKDPYSEKKNLYKKQKNQEKIKSSIEIDKLASTPAQIQKSTKLGSEERGRRSTDSVGEEKETRKNEVKEKYQKRYDSDKEERGKKEQKGIKTYKEMRNAFDLFTLTPEEKDYSENNRKREETFTEDYRTKEKS comes from the coding sequence TTTGGGTACTGTCAATTCTATGATACGTGGGAGCCAGAAGTTCATCTTGAGGACTACAAAGAAGTTCTTcttgaatttaggaaaaaaatttttgataacaAAACTAAACCGGTTAAGAAGGATATACAGAGACTAGTTTTGAATGATGATGACATATTTGAGGCAGAATCTGACAGCGATTGGCAAAGTGAAACAAAAGAGGACATTTctcccaagaaaaaaaagaaaaagtcacgGCACAGAGAAGACAAAAGCCCtgatgatttgaaaaaaagaaaatggaaatctgGTAAagtaaaagataagaataaaGCACAACTGGAAACTTCCTCAGAAAATTTGGTCTTTGATTCAAAGTCtaagaaaagaattttggaatcCAAAGAAGATTCAAAGGAGtacaaaaagaccaaaaaagatgatttaaaagaagcaaagaaagtaaaaaaaggtgaaattagaGACTCAAAGGGAAAAGTAAGAGatgattttaaagaaagcaaaaagaagagagagagacttagTGATTCTCTGTTAGAATCTGAATCAAGTACATTTGATGATTCACTTTCTCAGTTGGCTGATGATGACAGTGAAGATTTGCCTTTTGATAATAAAGGagacaaacaaaaatttaaaagtggAAAGGATAAGTTAGAACTTGATATAATTCAAGATGTAATTTCTGATAAACAACCAGATGATACAGCAAGTGCTGAAGAAGATGCTGATactaaaactaaaaggaaaaaaaagaaatttaaaaaagttgaAGAATGTAAAGAAGAGATTAGAAAAGCTGAAAATAAGGACCCAtactcagagaagaaaaatttatacaaaaagcaaaagaatcaagaaaaaatcaaaagttcCATAGAGATAGATAAATTAGCATCTACACCTGCTCAAATTCAGAAGAGCACAAAACTGGGTAGTGAAGAACGAGGTCGAAGGTCTACTGATTCagttggggaggagaaagaaacacggaaaaatgaagtaaaagaaaaatatcagaaaagatATGATTCTgacaaggaagaaagagggaaaaaagagcaaaagggaataaagacatataaagaaatgaggaatgCGTTTGATTTATTTACATTAACACCAGAAGAAAAAGACTATTCAGAGAATAATcggaaaagagaagaaacatttACTGAAGACTATAGAACTAAGGaaaaatcctaa